Below is a window of Jonesiaceae bacterium BS-20 DNA.
ACATCTGGAATTTTGGCTGCCACATCTGAGGCCCAAAGCTGCAGATCAAAAGCCTTTTCGGTGCTGATGAGACCTTCAAACCCGACCAGACCGTTTGTGCGCAAGAAGAGAATCCCCACCGCGATCAACACTAGTCCGGTGATCACACTGGTTGTATGCAAGTGCAGTTTGCCGATGCTGAACGTGCGTCCCCGCAACGCCTTGCGGCTGGTTTGTTGCAGGTTGGAGCCGCGTTTGGTCGCAACAGACCAAATACCAGCGATCAAGAACAGTGGTAGCGCCATGCCAAGGCCGTACACGGATAGTAACGCCGCCCCGTACAGCGGTTGCCCGCTTGCCCCGGCCATGGTCAAGATAACTCCCAGAATTGGCCCGGTGCAGAATCCGGCAACGGCGGAGACCATACCCAAGAGATAGGTTCCGAGCATGGATTCGTTCCGTTTTTGACCGGACGCGGTCCGTAGTCGCTGCGGTAAGAACCTCTGAAGGTCCAGGCCACCACCAAATATTTGTATGGTTCCCAAGACAATTATGAGCCAGCCTGAGATCAACACGATCGTGCCTCGGTGGGTGGCCAGCAAAGCGCCAGCAAAGCCCGCACCAGCTCCCAGTGGGCCTAGGATCGTGATCAATCCGGCGAGGAATACCACCGCGTGCAGCGCGAGCCTGCGAGCACCGCTAATGGTTACAGCAAAGAATGAGGGCAGCAAGAGGGCCCCGCAAGGGCTCAGGAGAGCAAGAATACCCGCCAGGAAGGCGGTGAAGTAACCGACACTCATCTACTGCACCAGAGCTAACTCGGCATCGATAATTGCGGTGAAAACATTTGCCGGCTGCGCACCGGTCATGGGAATCCCATTGATCAGGAAAGATGGAGTTGATGAAACCCCGATTGACTGGCCCTCGGCCTCGTTCTGCGTAACGGATGCCACAACTTCTTCAGAGCTCATGTCAGCGGCAAACTGGTCGGTGTCCATGCCCAGTTCACCGGCCAGCCCGGTGAGCGACTCCGCGGTCAGCTGATCTGCTGGTAGTGTCGCACCATCTGGGAACATGGCCTGGTGCATCTGCCAGAATTGGCCTTGCTTCTCTGCCGCATGAGTGGCAAGTGCGGCCTGGTGTGAAGGTTCACCAAAGACATTCACGTCCCGCAACTCAATTCGCAGTTTTCCATGCTCGACGTAGTCACTCATCAGGACCGTCATGGTTTGCTGGGTCCACAAAGAACAGAATTTACATTGGTAGTCAGAGTAGACCACCATTGTGACCGGCGCTTCTACCTCACCAAAGGAACCAGGCTCATCAGCAATGCGACGAGACAAGTCCGGCCCACGGTTCTGCATCAGTACTTCTACGTACTCGTCGACCGTAACCTCTTCAGGTTCTTGAGGCTGAGCCTCGGGCTCCGGAGTCCGCTGCGCGTCAGTAGTGCTGGTTGGCGCGGGCTCGTTGGCCTGCGGCTTGGTTTTCCCGGTCAGCGAGAGAGCCACGAGAGCAATCGCCACAAGGACAATGACCACCGGTAATACCCAAATCAGGGCACGGCGTGTGGGTGAACTTTGTGGTGTGGACAAGAAAACCTCCGCAGTTGTGCGCGGTACTTTTCAGCAGCATGACTTTGCTGCAATCCGCGCTTGCCCCGTCCCGGGACCCCTACGAGCCTATGAGTGAGAATGGGCGAGGTCAATTGGACAAACCCAAGCCGGGCTTATCTCACCTTTGAAATTCACACTTTCGCCACCACTGCGAAGTTCTGCTCACCTGCGGCAATACCGAGTCGCTAGCACCAAAACACAGGCTCATAGGCCGGATTTCCATCTACAACCACTATAGACAAATACCCCTGGGGGGTATAAATTCAAGTCATGAAGACGCCAGAACACAACCACCACGACCCTTCGGCCGGCACGCGCACTACCTCCGCACACACGGACCACGAAGGCCACGGTAATCACGGCGACCACAGCAGCCACGGCAATCACAGTGGCCACGTCCAGCAGTTCCGGAGCCTGTTTTGGATCATGTTGATCATTGCGATTCCGGTGGTTGGTGCCAACGCCATGTTCGCCCACCTCGTTGGCTACTCGCTGCCACACGACAGTTGGGTTACATGCATCTCCCCTATTCTGGGCACCGTCATGTATTTCTGGGGTGGTAAGCCATTTCTCACCGGAGGATTAGCTGAGATTAAGGCTCGCGCACCCGGCATGATGCTGCTAGTCGGGTTGGCCATCACAGTAGCGTTCGTTGCTTCTTGGGGGTCAACCCTTGGCCTCCTCGATTCCCAACTCGACTTTTGGTGGGAATTAGCTCTTCTCATTGTCATCATGCTGCTCGGTCACTGGATCGAGATGCGCTCCTTGGCCAGCACTACTTCCGCGCTCGATTCGTTGGCTGCACTGCTCCCGGACGAGGCCGAGAAGCTCGTTCACGGCGAGGTAGTCAAAGTAGCCCCAAGCGATCTGATGGTTGGAGACGTTGTAGTTGTGCGTCCTGGCGCGGCGGTTCCTGCAGATGGCCAGATCATTGACGGCCGTGCACACATGGATGAGTCCATGATTACGGGTGAATCACGTACCGTGTCTCGCACCGTTGCCGACCACGTAGTGGCTGGGACCATCGCAACTGACTCCGGTATCCAAATTAAGGTCACCGCAACCGGTAGCGATACCGCCCTGGCTGGAATTGAACGTCTCATCGCAGATGCTCAGGCATCATCATCGCGTGCGCAACGCATTGCGGACAAAGCCGCGGCGCTCCTCTTCTGGTTTGCACTGGGAGCCGCGATCATTACCGCGGTTGTTTGGACCCTGCTGGGCACGCCGGATGACGCGGTTATCAGGACCATCACCGTCTTGGTTATCGCTTGCCCTCACGCCCTTGGGCTAGCGATTCCACTCGTGGTTTCGATTGCAACCGAGCGGGCTGCCCGGGCCGGCGTCCTGGTCAAGGACCGGCTGGCCCTCGAGTCCATGCGCTCGGTAGATACCGTCCTATTTGATAAGACGGGCACCCTTACCAAGGGTGCGCCAACGGTCACCGCGATCGCACCCGTGCCGGGCTACTCCGAGACTCAAGTGCTCACGTTGGCCGCTGCCGCCGAGGCACACAGCGAGCACCCACTGGCAACCGCAATTGTGGGCGCGGCCCGCCACCGGAGTTTGCAGGTCCCCGGCGCAAGCAAGTTCTCATCTTCACCGGCGGTCGGTGTCAGCGCGCTGGTTGACGGCCAAAGCATCGCCGTGGGCGGCCCTTACCTGCTGGAACAGCACGGTTTGTCGGAGCTTGACGCGGCCGATGCCTGGCGTGAGCAGGGAGCCATCATCTTGCATGTGCTTGCCGACGGCCAACTTATTGGCGCTTTGCGCCTTGCCGATGAGATTAGGCCCGAGTCCCAGCTAACCGTTACCGCGTTGCAGGACGCCGGAATCGAGGTCGTCATGATCACCGGCGACGCCCAGGCAGTTGCGGACACCGTTGCCACCACACTCGGAATTAATCGGGTTTATGCGGGCGTGCGCCCCGAAGACAAGGCCGCCAAAGTGGCCGAGCTACAAAGCGAAGGTCGCCGCGTGGCAATGGTTGGGGACGGAGTTAACGATGCCCCAGCACTTGCCCGGGCAGACGTTGGGATCGCTATTGGTGCTGGAACGGACGTCGCGATTGGGTCTGCCGGAGTTATTCTGGCGTCTTCTGATCCACGGTCGGTGCTCTCAATCCTCAAACTTTCCAAGGCCAGCTACCGCAAGATGCAACAGAACCTGTGGTGGGCCGCCGGGTACAACCTCCTGGCCGTTCCATTGGCCGCAGGCGTGTTGGCGCCGATTGGCTTTATCTTGCCAATGAGCGTCGGGGCGGTCCTGATGTCGATCTCAACCATTGTGGTCGCACTGAACGCCCAACTTCTGCGCAGGTTGGATCTGAGCCACCCCGCCGTGGATTAAGTTGTTTCTGGCTCCGAGTCGGGAACCACCCAGATGGACTTGAGTGCTTGGTCAGCCAACGTGACTTGCGTTTGCTGACCGGCAGTCGTGGCAACGTCCAAAGCGGTACCTCCACCAAACCTGTTTTCTGCTCCCGCCGTGATAACGGCATCGAGAACTATCCCCACCTCATCAAAGTACCGCAGGAGCTCCGAGTCGTTGTCGCTCAACCGAGCCACTGTTCCCCGGGATCCGGGCGTAAGCGTGTCCAGGGTGACGGCGCGGGGCATCCGCACTTGACCGTCGCGGTCCGGAATGGGGTCACCGTGCGGATCCCGCGTGGGGTGGCCCAACTTCACATCGATTCGGTTCAGCATGAGATCAGAAATAGCGTGCTCGAGGATCTCGGCCTCCTCATGCACCTCGTCCCAGCCGTAACCCAACTCGGCCACTAGGTAGGTCTCAATGAGGCGGTGACGGCGCACCATCGCCTTACCCAGTAGTTGCCCGTGCTCGGTCAATTCAATTGAGCCGTAAGGCCTGTGGTCAACGAGATCCAGGGCCTTGAGT
It encodes the following:
- a CDS encoding metal-dependent transcriptional regulator, whose product is MQSDPPVTGVGPQSPISAVMQDYLKIIYSAGEWSTAPVTTKWLAARLEVAASSVSAMIGKLKALDLVDHRPYGSIELTEHGQLLGKAMVRRHRLIETYLVAELGYGWDEVHEEAEILEHAISDLMLNRIDVKLGHPTRDPHGDPIPDRDGQVRMPRAVTLDTLTPGSRGTVARLSDNDSELLRYFDEVGIVLDAVITAGAENRFGGGTALDVATTAGQQTQVTLADQALKSIWVVPDSEPETT
- a CDS encoding cytochrome c biogenesis CcdA family protein, giving the protein MSVGYFTAFLAGILALLSPCGALLLPSFFAVTISGARRLALHAVVFLAGLITILGPLGAGAGFAGALLATHRGTIVLISGWLIIVLGTIQIFGGGLDLQRFLPQRLRTASGQKRNESMLGTYLLGMVSAVAGFCTGPILGVILTMAGASGQPLYGAALLSVYGLGMALPLFLIAGIWSVATKRGSNLQQTSRKALRGRTFSIGKLHLHTTSVITGLVLIAVGILFLRTNGLVGFEGLISTEKAFDLQLWASDVAAKIPDVAFIIAGAVVALGVWAWWAFGRGTALTPSDQEPDQGPDKPVNTQEAADKLRD
- a CDS encoding heavy metal translocating P-type ATPase, with protein sequence MKTPEHNHHDPSAGTRTTSAHTDHEGHGNHGDHSSHGNHSGHVQQFRSLFWIMLIIAIPVVGANAMFAHLVGYSLPHDSWVTCISPILGTVMYFWGGKPFLTGGLAEIKARAPGMMLLVGLAITVAFVASWGSTLGLLDSQLDFWWELALLIVIMLLGHWIEMRSLASTTSALDSLAALLPDEAEKLVHGEVVKVAPSDLMVGDVVVVRPGAAVPADGQIIDGRAHMDESMITGESRTVSRTVADHVVAGTIATDSGIQIKVTATGSDTALAGIERLIADAQASSSRAQRIADKAAALLFWFALGAAIITAVVWTLLGTPDDAVIRTITVLVIACPHALGLAIPLVVSIATERAARAGVLVKDRLALESMRSVDTVLFDKTGTLTKGAPTVTAIAPVPGYSETQVLTLAAAAEAHSEHPLATAIVGAARHRSLQVPGASKFSSSPAVGVSALVDGQSIAVGGPYLLEQHGLSELDAADAWREQGAIILHVLADGQLIGALRLADEIRPESQLTVTALQDAGIEVVMITGDAQAVADTVATTLGINRVYAGVRPEDKAAKVAELQSEGRRVAMVGDGVNDAPALARADVGIAIGAGTDVAIGSAGVILASSDPRSVLSILKLSKASYRKMQQNLWWAAGYNLLAVPLAAGVLAPIGFILPMSVGAVLMSISTIVVALNAQLLRRLDLSHPAVD
- a CDS encoding thioredoxin domain-containing protein, with protein sequence MSTPQSSPTRRALIWVLPVVIVLVAIALVALSLTGKTKPQANEPAPTSTTDAQRTPEPEAQPQEPEEVTVDEYVEVLMQNRGPDLSRRIADEPGSFGEVEAPVTMVVYSDYQCKFCSLWTQQTMTVLMSDYVEHGKLRIELRDVNVFGEPSHQAALATHAAEKQGQFWQMHQAMFPDGATLPADQLTAESLTGLAGELGMDTDQFAADMSSEEVVASVTQNEAEGQSIGVSSTPSFLINGIPMTGAQPANVFTAIIDAELALVQ